The Candidatus Limnocylindrales bacterium nucleotide sequence CGTCTGCCACGAGCGCAACGAGCAGGGCCGCTGCGTCGGCGAGGCCGACTGCGACGCCGGCGTCAAGGAGAAATGCGAGCCGCTGCTGAGCGCCGAGCTCGTTCCGTTCTACAAGCCGCCCGCCGGCCAGGATCTGCCGGCAGAGGAGTCGAGCGGCAACGCCCCGGCGCGCCCGTGAGAATCGAAGCCGCCACGGAAGGCTCCGCGGCCGCGCCGCCGCCGTCGTCGTCCCGGCAGCAGCGCGAGCCGGAGCTGGACGGGCTGCGGGCCATCGCTGCCACGCAGGTGCTGCTGTTCCATTGCCTGAGCGCCGTGGGCGCGACGACCGAGGTGCAGCATTGGTTGATAACGGGGCCGCCCGCCGCCGTCGCCAACGGCGCCTCGGCAGTCGTCCTGTTCTTCGTGCTCAGCGGCTACGTGCTCGCAGGTTCGTTTCTGCGCGATGCGTCCGCGCTCGGCGCCGGCGCCTTTCTCGTCCGGCGCATGCTGCGGCTGTATCCGGCATTCCTCGCCGCGCTGGCGGCGGCATGGCTGGTCAGCATGATCGTGCCGCACTTCGACGATGGTGCGGGCCAGAGCGCGTGGCTCCGCGCCCATGCACAGCTGCGCCTCAGCGCCGGGCAGCTTCTGCTGAGCGCGCTGGCGCCGGGCGCCGCCTACGAGCTGGTGCCGGTGGGCTGGACGCTTCGTCTGGAGCTCATCTACTCGCTGCTCTTTCCGATGCTGATGGTCATTGCGCTGCGCACACACGTGGCGGTGCTCGTGCTGCCGGCGGCGCTGAGCCTGCTGCTGACGCCGTCGCGCCTGATCAACTACGCGTTCCCTTTTACCGTCGGCATCGCGATGTACGCGTGCCGCGAGCGCATCCACGCGTCCGATCGCGGCGTTCGTGCGATCCGCTGGCCGCTGCTGCTCGTGGCTGCCGGCGGCTATCTGCTGCCGCCAACGCACCTGTGGCCCGCCTCGCGGCTGCTCGGGATGGGCCTTGCGACCCTCGGTGCGGCCTCGCTGATGCTGCTCGCGCGAATGCCGCCGCTGGCGCCGCTGCTGCGCTCCCCGGCAATGGTCCGCCTCGGCGAGATCTCCTACAGCCTCTACCTTCTTCACGTCCCGGTCGTGCTGCTGGTCGCGCCGTGGCTGCTCGGAGGGGAGCCGGCGGAGGATGCAGCGACGGCAACGATGCGGTGGCTGCTCGTTGGGGTCGCGGTCCTGCCGCTGACGATCGTCGCGGCGTCCTTCGTCCATCGGACGATCGAGCTGCCGGGAATCGAAGCGGGGCGCAGGCTCGGCCGCCGCATCACGGCGCTCCAGGATTGAGTGAGGGCGCGAGCGGCAGGCCGAACGCCCCGCGCCGCTGACGGCGCTACTCGTCGCGATGCACCGTCTGCGGCGAGAATGCCGGCATGCATACGGCAATGTACTCGGCCCCTTCGGCACCCGGCGTGCTGTAGCGGACCCATTCTCCCGGCGCCGTGATCAGAGCCTGTCCGGCGCCGACGTCGGTCGAGCCGCCTTCATACTCGACGTGCAGCGATCCGTGCAGCACGATCGAAATCTCCTGGAACTCGGGGCGCTGTCGCGGCTCTTCCCATCCGCTCGGCGACTTCATGCGCGCCACGCTCACCGACCTCGTGCCGGTGCTCGGCACGCCCACGAACTCCTCGATGAGCTTCGGTTTGGTGCCGACGGCCTCGATGATGACGGGGGCCGTTACCAGCCGCGGCATGCCCGCTACTCCGGATCCACGAACTGGGGCGCGCGCTTCTGCATGTTCGCCTGCACGGCTTCGAGCTGGTTGGGGCCGCCGATGAGAGTGCGCTGAACGTCCTCCTCGAGCCGAAGCCCTTCGCCTTCGTCGGTGACGAGGTAGGCCCGTTCGAGCAGTTGCTTGGCAGCGCGGATCGCGTGCGGCGACTTTCCGGCGATCTCTTCGGCGAGTGCGAACGCCTCGGCCAGAGGATCCTCGGCCGTTCGCGTTGCCAGGCCGAGCGCCACCGCTTCGGTGCCGCTGACGATCTTCGCGGTGTACGTCAGCTCCTTGAGCACGTCCTGCCGCACCACCGTGCGCAGCGTGCGCGTGCCGCTCATGTCCGGAATCAGGCCCCAATACGTCTCGCGCACCGACATCTTGGCCTCCGGATGGACGATGCGAATGTCCGCCCCCGCTGCGATCTGGAGACCGCCGCCGTAGGCCACGCCGTGCACGGCGGCGATCACCGGCACCGGCACTTCTTTCCATACGTAGCCGGCGAGCTGGGCCAGATTGGCGGGGCTGGTCTCGTCGCGATCGAAGAGGCTGCGGCGCGGGCGGGCGTCGTCGGCCATGGCCATGAAGCTCGCGAAGTCCAGCCCCGCGCAGAACGCGCGTCCTTCGCCCGAGAGCACCACCGCGCGGATACTGCGATCCGTCGAGATGCGGCGCCCGGTCTCGACGAGCGCATCGAACATGTCCTGATCGAGGGCGTTGAGCTTGTCGGGGCGGTTCATGCGCACGTCGGCGATGTGCCCGCGCCTGGTGACGGTTACGCGTTCGGACATGTGCTTCTCCTCTGGCGATCCGACGAGCGGCGTCGAAACGCGCCCGACCCTTTACATCGGGCCTTGCTTTACCGGAAGCGGCTTTCAGGCGCTGGCGGTCCCTGCCACACTTCGCGGCGGAGGTGCCCATGTCGCAAGAACGCCCGCAGATTCCGCCGCCCACGCAGATACTCCAGATGGCAACCGGTTTCTGGATTTCCAAGGTTCTGCTCAGTGCCGCCGAGCTCGGTCTGTTCACCGAGCTGGGGTCGGGGCCGTTGTCGTACGAGGAAATCCGACGGCGTCTGAACCTGCATCCGCGCTCTGCCCGCGACTTCCTCGATGCGCTGGTTTCGGTCGGGCTCCTCCAGCGCGAAGGCGACCAGTACGCGAACTCGGAGCTCACCGCTGTGTATCTCGATCGCGCCAGGCCCACGTACATCGGCGGCTTCCTCGAGATGTGCGAGCGTCGTCTGTATCCGTTCTGGGGCCGGCTGACCGATGCGTTGCGAAGCGGCGTGGCGCAGAACGAATCCGGCGGCGCCGACGACTTCTTCGCCTCGATCTACTCGACGCCCGACAGGCTGAGGGGGTTCCTGCAGGCGATGACGGGCATCAGCAAAGGTGCCGCCGTCCAGATCGCGAGCAAGTTCCCATGGGATCGCTACCGCACCTTTGCCGACATCGGCTGCGCGCAGGGCTGCGTGCCGGTGGAGCTGGCCGAAACGCACGCGCACCTGAGCGGCATCGGGTTCGATCTTGCCGCCGTGGGCCCGGTCTTCGACGAGTTCGTCGCTTCGCGACGGCTCTCGGAGCGCCTGCGTTTCGTTGCCGGCGATTTCTTCGCCGACCCGTTGCCGCAGGCCGACGTGCTGATCATGGGTCACATCCTGCACGACTGGAACCTGGAGGAGAAGAAGACCCTGCTGAAGAAGGCGCACGATGCGCTGCCCAGCGGCGGCTCGCTCATCGTCTACGAGGCCCTCATCGACGACGACCGCCGCAGCAACACGTTCGGCCTCCTGATGAGCCTGAACATGCTGATCGAAACGCCGGGAGGCTTCGATTACACCGGCGCCGATTGCACCGGCTGGATGAAAGAGATCGGCTTTCGCGAGACGCGCGTCGAATATCTCGACGGTCCCGACTCGATGGTCATCGGCGTCAAGTAGCGGTCGCTCGGCCATTCCACGCTGGCGCGACAACAGGAGCGGAGCCATGGCGACGACGGAGATCCACGGAAACTGCGACGAGAAGTTCGAGCCGGTCAGGGAGACGTTCGCCGCCGCTTTCGACAGCGGGCTCGAGGTCGGCGCTGCCGTCGCGGTGACGATCGACAACGAGCTGGTCGTGGATCTGTGGGCCGGCCACGCCGATCACGCCGGCACGCGGCCATGGCAGCGCGACACCATCGCCAACTTCTATTCCACGACCAAGGGCGTGGTTGCGCTCCTCGCGCATCGTCTGGTCGAAGAAGGCCGCATCGATCTGGATGCGCCCGTGACGCGCTACTGGCCCGAGTTCGGGCAGGTCGGCAAGCAGACGATGCCGGTGCGGCATCTGCTCAACCACAAGGCGGGCCTGCCTGCCGTATCCATGCATCTGGCTCTGGACGCGATCTACGACTGGAGCGTCATGACCGAGGCGCTGGCCGCGCAGGAGCCGTGGTGGCAGCCGGGCGCCGCGCACGGCTATCACGCCGTCACCTACGGTTGGCTGATCGGCGAGGTGATGCGGCGCGTGACGGGCAAGAGCGTCGGCAGCTATCTTCGCGATGAGATCGCCGAACCGCTCGGCCTCGATCTGTGGATCGGTCTGCCCGAGAGCGAAGACGGACGCTGCGCCGAGCTCGCGGCGCCGCAGCTGACGATCGTCGAGGGTCAGCCCAATCTTCTCGAGCTCATCATGCGCGACCCCGAGTCGGTCACCGCCAAAGCCTTCACGAACCCGCCGACGCTGATGATGCCGGGCACCGTCAACTCACGCCCCTGGCGCGGCGCCGAGATCCCCGGCGCCAACGGCCACGGCAGCGCAAGATCGCTCGCGCAGCTCTACGGCGCCGTCGCCAGCGGCGGCGACCTGCGCGGCGTGCACGTGCTCGGGCCCCAGCAGGCCGCGCGCGCCGCCACCGAAGAGGCACGCGGCATGGACCTCGTGCTGCAGATGAACACGCGCATCGGCCTGGGCTTCATGCTCTCGCAGCCGCACGCATCCTTCAGTCCGCGCGAGGGCGCCTTCGGACATCCCGGCGCCGGCGGCTCGGTGGCGTTCGCCGATCCGAGCGTGAAGATGGGGTTCGGCTACGTGATGAATCGGATGGGGCCGCATATTCTCATCGATCCGCGGGCGCAGGCCTTGATCAATGCGGCGCATTCCTGCGTGTGGTAACGGGCGGACCGCGCGGAACGGGTCATTGGCGGCGTTGCGGCCTGCGTGCTCGCTCCAGCGGGCCTCCAGCCCGCTTCCGCTGTGCGCGCGGGCCGCGCCTTGCCACTGACCCGTTGCGCGCGGTCCGTTGCAAAGTTGTGCTCTGGTGCTCAATCGGACGTCGAGCGAATCAAAAATCTTATCTTCGAGCGCGGGCGCGAAGAGTGGTGCGGCTACGAGGCGCAGACCGAGGAGTGAGCGTAGGCGGGCTGGAGGCCCGCCGCAGCGAGCCCCGAGGGCGGCAACGAAGTAGACGGGCCGCTATGCGCGTCCGCGGCCGCTATCTGGCAGAGACCACCATCGGCCGCCCCGGCGGAATGACCACGCACGGTATGCGCCCATGCTGCAGCTCGGTGCACGCCTGTCGGGCATCCTTCTCGTTGACCATCGCAAAGCGTGAGCTGACGTGGGTGCCCAGGGAGCTCACCAGCAGCGGGGCAGTGCGCAGCTGCACCGGCAGCTTGACGCGCACCTCTTCGCCGCGCTGGCGGGCCATCGAAGCGTCGCGGAAGACTCCGACCTGAACTGACCAGCCTTCGGGCGCCGGCGTTGCGGCGGCGGGCGCGGGAGCCGCGGCCGGACCGTCCCCTTGCTCGATGGCGGCTTCCGGCTCTTCGCTTGCCGGCGTGCCAGGACGTGATGGAGGCGTTGCCGCGACTTTGACCGCGGCGGTCGTCGCTGCGACCGCGACGGCGGCGGACTTGGCCGGTGCGGCAACAGCCGACTTCAGCGCCGCCGCCGGGGATGTTGCAGCGGCCGTGGCGGTAGCGGCAGCCGGCGCGGCCGGAGCCGACTTCGTGGTCACGACCGTGGCCGCGCGAGCCGGCGCTGCCGTCGCCGTCTTGACCGGTGCCGGTGCTGCCGCACTCCCCGTTGCTGCCGCTGACGCTGGCGAGACTGGTGCCGCAGCGGCGGGCGCCGCTGCAACGGCTGCAGGCGCGCCGGGCTGCACTGCTGCACCGGCAGCAGCAGTTGCCGGTGCCGGCGCGGCAGCTTTCTGCCCGCGGGGATTTTTCTGGTACGCGGCCGCCGCCGTCAGCAGCATCGACGTGGCAGGCGAGGGGGAGTGCACCGCGGGCGGCAACTCGGTGCTGGCCGCCGCCGCCGCAACCGGCGCCGCTGCGCCCTGCTCCGAAGGCAGCACGGGAACGGAGGGCGCGTTGCCGGCGGCAAGCGAAGGAAGCTCGACCGGCTTGGCCTCTTCTTCCGTCACTTCCTCCATCGGAGCGCGCTCGGGCTTGGCATCGGCGACGACGATCAGGCTCGGGTCGATTGCCGCGTACGCGATGTCCATGAGACGCGAGGCGTGCTCGCGCGTCCATCCTGCCGTGTCGCCGCCGAGCACGATGGCGATGAGGCGCTTGTTCTGGCCACGCACGGCCGAGGCAGCCAGGTTGTG carries:
- a CDS encoding acyltransferase, which gives rise to MRIEAATEGSAAAPPPSSSRQQREPELDGLRAIAATQVLLFHCLSAVGATTEVQHWLITGPPAAVANGASAVVLFFVLSGYVLAGSFLRDASALGAGAFLVRRMLRLYPAFLAALAAAWLVSMIVPHFDDGAGQSAWLRAHAQLRLSAGQLLLSALAPGAAYELVPVGWTLRLELIYSLLFPMLMVIALRTHVAVLVLPAALSLLLTPSRLINYAFPFTVGIAMYACRERIHASDRGVRAIRWPLLLVAAGGYLLPPTHLWPASRLLGMGLATLGAASLMLLARMPPLAPLLRSPAMVRLGEISYSLYLLHVPVVLLVAPWLLGGEPAEDAATATMRWLLVGVAVLPLTIVAASFVHRTIELPGIEAGRRLGRRITALQD
- a CDS encoding cupin domain-containing protein, giving the protein MPRLVTAPVIIEAVGTKPKLIEEFVGVPSTGTRSVSVARMKSPSGWEEPRQRPEFQEISIVLHGSLHVEYEGGSTDVGAGQALITAPGEWVRYSTPGAEGAEYIAVCMPAFSPQTVHRDE
- a CDS encoding crotonase/enoyl-CoA hydratase family protein; this translates as MSERVTVTRRGHIADVRMNRPDKLNALDQDMFDALVETGRRISTDRSIRAVVLSGEGRAFCAGLDFASFMAMADDARPRRSLFDRDETSPANLAQLAGYVWKEVPVPVIAAVHGVAYGGGLQIAAGADIRIVHPEAKMSVRETYWGLIPDMSGTRTLRTVVRQDVLKELTYTAKIVSGTEAVALGLATRTAEDPLAEAFALAEEIAGKSPHAIRAAKQLLERAYLVTDEGEGLRLEEDVQRTLIGGPNQLEAVQANMQKRAPQFVDPE
- a CDS encoding methyltransferase, which gives rise to MSQERPQIPPPTQILQMATGFWISKVLLSAAELGLFTELGSGPLSYEEIRRRLNLHPRSARDFLDALVSVGLLQREGDQYANSELTAVYLDRARPTYIGGFLEMCERRLYPFWGRLTDALRSGVAQNESGGADDFFASIYSTPDRLRGFLQAMTGISKGAAVQIASKFPWDRYRTFADIGCAQGCVPVELAETHAHLSGIGFDLAAVGPVFDEFVASRRLSERLRFVAGDFFADPLPQADVLIMGHILHDWNLEEKKTLLKKAHDALPSGGSLIVYEALIDDDRRSNTFGLLMSLNMLIETPGGFDYTGADCTGWMKEIGFRETRVEYLDGPDSMVIGVK
- a CDS encoding serine hydrolase domain-containing protein — protein: MATTEIHGNCDEKFEPVRETFAAAFDSGLEVGAAVAVTIDNELVVDLWAGHADHAGTRPWQRDTIANFYSTTKGVVALLAHRLVEEGRIDLDAPVTRYWPEFGQVGKQTMPVRHLLNHKAGLPAVSMHLALDAIYDWSVMTEALAAQEPWWQPGAAHGYHAVTYGWLIGEVMRRVTGKSVGSYLRDEIAEPLGLDLWIGLPESEDGRCAELAAPQLTIVEGQPNLLELIMRDPESVTAKAFTNPPTLMMPGTVNSRPWRGAEIPGANGHGSARSLAQLYGAVASGGDLRGVHVLGPQQAARAATEEARGMDLVLQMNTRIGLGFMLSQPHASFSPREGAFGHPGAGGSVAFADPSVKMGFGYVMNRMGPHILIDPRAQALINAAHSCVW
- a CDS encoding D-alanyl-D-alanine carboxypeptidase family protein, whose protein sequence is MEHETGKVLYERNADFSRYPASLTKIMTLYLAFEALKTGRIKLDTPMKVSEYAAGRDPSKLGLTPGSTLTVEQAIRGMTTKSANDAASVLAEHLAGCEQNFAELMTAKGKVLGMVQTVFYNASGLPAAGHVSSARDLAILSRALIRDFPEYYHFVSLNDFEYRGRHWPNQNRLLRTYFGADGIKTGFIYSSGHNLAASAVRGQNKRLIAIVLGGDTAGWTREHASRLMDIAYAAIDPSLIVVADAKPERAPMEEVTEEEAKPVELPSLAAGNAPSVPVLPSEQGAAAPVAAAAASTELPPAVHSPSPATSMLLTAAAAYQKNPRGQKAAAPAPATAAAGAAVQPGAPAAVAAAPAAAAPVSPASAAATGSAAAPAPVKTATAAPARAATVVTTKSAPAAPAAATATAAATSPAAALKSAVAAPAKSAAVAVAATTAAVKVAATPPSRPGTPASEEPEAAIEQGDGPAAAPAPAAATPAPEGWSVQVGVFRDASMARQRGEEVRVKLPVQLRTAPLLVSSLGTHVSSRFAMVNEKDARQACTELQHGRIPCVVIPPGRPMVVSAR